A segment of the Corylus avellana chromosome ca2, CavTom2PMs-1.0 genome:
AAAGCTCCTAGAAAGCTATAATGACGATGTTGCTGGACTTGTCTTGGAAAATGCTCcaaaaaatgccaaatatacatcacccaaaattcaaaaggaaatccTATATATCATTGCAAATAAAGTGCGGGATGCgattagaaaagaaattggggaTGCCAAATTTTGCATTCTCGTTGATGAAGCTCGGGATGAATAAAAAAGGAAGCAAATGACTATTATTTTAAGGTTTGTTGATAAAGATGGTTTTATTAGGGAGTGATTCTTTCATATTGTGCATGTTAAAAATACTTCTgcatcaactttgaaaaaagagaTATGTGCTGTTCTTTCTCGTTACAATCtccaaattgaaaatattcgAGGCCAAGGATAGGATGGAGCTAGTAATATGCGTGGTGAATGGAATGGGTTACAAGTTTTATTTGTTAGGGATTGTCCCTATGCATATTATGTGCATTGCATGGCTCATAAACTACAATTAGCTTTAGTTGCAGTATCTAGAGAAGGCAAGCGCATTCATCAATTATTTATCCAGTTGGcttcaattattaatattgttgGGGGTTCTTCTAAACGTCATGATGACTTGCAATCTATTCATgctgttgaaattgaaaatttggttgCTTCTAATGCAATTGAGACTGGAAGGGGGATAAACCAAATTGGCACTTTGCAACGACCTGGAGATACTCGATGATCATCTCATTATCAATCTGTTTGTAGCATGATAAGAATGTATGGTGCAACTTGTTCAGTTATCAACAAGATCTCAAATGAGGGAGCTAATTATTCTCAACGTGGTGATGCTGAAGCGGCTTACATGATATTAAcatcatttgaatttattttgatattgcatttgatgaaagaaattatGGGACTCACAAATATGCTTTGCCAATCTTTGCAACAAAAGTCACTAGACATTTTAAATGCCATGAGTCAAGTTTCAACTACGCAATCACTCATTCAAAAGATGAGAGATGATGGGTGGAAGCCTTTGCTTACTACTATTAAAtcattttgtgaagaaaatgatattgaTATTCCTGATATGAATGCTCATTACACTAGAGCTCGAGGTAGATCTTGTCGTCAAGATGAAAGGTCTCCAACAACAATGGAGCATCATTTTAGAGTTGATATATTTACTGCTGCAATAGATTTCCAGTTACAAGAattgaaaaatagatttaatgagCAAGCTGTGGAACTCCTCATTCTTAGCGTTGCTTTAAGCCCTAAAGATGCATACAAATCATTTAAGATTGATGATATATGTAAGTTAGCTGAGAAGTTTTATCCTCGAGATTTCACCGTgcaagaaaaaatttgtttgaaatttcagTTGCAGCATTATATGCTTGATGTGCTAAAGCATCAAGATTTTCAGAATATGTCTACATTATCTGAGTTATGCAGAGGATTGGCAGtttcagaaaaatcaaagatctATCCTTTAATTGACAGATTGATTCGCCTAGTGTTGACTCTCCCTGTTTCTACTGCGACTACAGAACGAGCTTTTTTTGCCATGAAACTTGTAAAGACTAGATTGCGTACTAGAATGGAGATGAGTTTCTTGCAGACcatttggtagtttatattgagaaagaaattaCTAAGAATTTCACTTCAGAGATGATAATggataaattttatttcattagcGATCGTCGTCGAGCATAATTTGAAGGAGAaactatgttcttttttttgattttttttgtacatGTCTATAGTAAAAGAAAGTTCTCTTGATCTTTTCTCTGATGATTCTATAGACATGTAACTTTTGTAATGTCATacaatttaatatgaaattaaatttaagagttCTCAGTTTTTATTTAGCATAAATACACACCTATAaagaaagactatatatatctatatatttatgtaTTCTATAAGTCCGTCCCCCCAATCCtaaaatcctagttccgccTCTGTGAGaggggtatgtgaactttacccattaaaaaactatgtaaattttgatttgaaattttgattgCTAAGTTGCTAGCCTAaggctttatttattttgacgtaaaatatttttttattgaaaaacgTTTTTAGAGAATTCatttattaggaaaatatttCAGCAAAAAATACTTTCTGGCATTTGACGCATAcggaatttttaaaaaatattccaTGTAGtcatattaacttataaaaattaatttttattcgtaacataaaaaataataatataaaataatggcCCTGGCAATTTTTCGACTGATGTTTGGTGATGGTCCGACATTTGTTCAACTGAAGTCTTGCGATGGTCATATTTTTTTCGAAACTAAAATGTGTTTGTTGGTCATATTTCAGTTTAATAATTATTTCTTGCTAcaccaaacattaaaaaaatacatatatctttttccttaatattttaaaccaaaaaaagacaaaacttaACGTCGAAAGAACTGCATGAAGCAACCCATCGCCTTACACGAAGTTGGAAACAACTATAGGCAGAGAAGGACCCATGTGTAGATGGGGGTAGGTTATGGCCACccatgttttgaaaattttcattaaatgtgcctttaaatttacatttgggccaaattttttattttttattattattattatttttgacatgttcacataaAGAAAGGGGAATGAGATATTCGAACTAGcgacctctgcttcatgaggcgtggttcacagccgattgaataTGTATGTTAGTCAATAGTCATTAAGCATGAAATAATATGGTGCAACTAAAAGATAGGTTACgtacaaaataattataaaatgtatttttgttcattattaaatataataattttagtaTTGTTTTGCTAAATTTTTGTTACGGAGATCATACTTT
Coding sequences within it:
- the LOC132169048 gene encoding uncharacterized protein LOC132169048; the protein is MYGATCSVINKISNEGANYSQRGDAEAAYMILTSFEFILILHLMKEIMGLTNMLCQSLQQKSLDILNAMSQVSTTQSLIQKMRDDGWKPLLTTIKSFCEENDIDIPDMNAHYTRARGRSCRQDERSPTTMEHHFRVDIFTAAIDFQLQELKNRFNEQAVELLILSVALSPKDAYKSFKIDDICKLAEKFYPRDFTVQEKICLKFQLQHYMLDVLKHQDFQNMSTLSELCRGLAVSEKSKIYPLIDRLIRLVLTLPVSTATTERAFFAMKLVKTRLRTRMEMSFLQTIW